A genomic region of Streptomyces sp. R33 contains the following coding sequences:
- a CDS encoding transketolase family protein produces MDTMRERFVSVTSRALDEDPRLALVLAEITMDGFRPDRQRHPERVINVGIREQLLIGVGGGLALTGLRPIMHTFASFLVERPFEQVKLDFGHQGTGGVLVSASASYDWPAGGFTHMAPGDVALLDTLDGWTVHVPGHPDEAEALLRHAYAAGDDKVYVRLSQQSNAAPRPVDGLRLRTVREGSAEAGVVVAVGPLLDNVLAATAGLDVTVLYATTVRPFDDAALREAVGRATTDVVLVEPYLAGTSTAAAAQALSDVPHRVLGLGVGRAELRRYGTLEEHTAAHGLDPHSLRERISAFLR; encoded by the coding sequence GTGGACACCATGCGGGAGCGGTTCGTCTCCGTCACTTCGCGCGCGCTCGACGAGGATCCTCGGCTGGCGCTCGTGCTCGCCGAGATCACCATGGACGGGTTCCGGCCCGACCGGCAGCGCCACCCGGAACGGGTGATCAACGTGGGGATCAGGGAGCAGCTGCTCATTGGAGTGGGCGGCGGGCTGGCCCTCACCGGGCTGCGGCCGATCATGCACACCTTCGCCAGCTTCCTGGTGGAACGGCCGTTCGAGCAGGTCAAGCTGGACTTCGGGCACCAGGGCACCGGTGGGGTCCTGGTCAGCGCGAGCGCCAGCTACGACTGGCCGGCCGGCGGGTTCACCCACATGGCGCCGGGGGACGTGGCCCTGCTGGACACCCTCGACGGCTGGACCGTCCACGTGCCGGGGCACCCGGACGAGGCCGAGGCGCTGCTGCGCCACGCGTACGCCGCCGGGGACGACAAGGTGTACGTCCGGCTCTCCCAGCAGTCGAACGCCGCCCCGCGCCCGGTGGACGGCCTGCGGCTGCGGACCGTACGGGAGGGCAGTGCCGAGGCCGGTGTCGTCGTCGCGGTCGGCCCGCTGCTGGACAACGTCCTCGCCGCGACGGCGGGCCTGGACGTGACCGTGCTGTACGCCACCACCGTGCGGCCCTTCGACGACGCGGCCCTGCGCGAGGCCGTCGGCCGCGCCACGACCGACGTCGTCCTCGTCGAGCCGTACCTGGCGGGCACTTCTACCGCAGCCGCGGCCCAGGCCCTCTCGGACGTCCCGCACCGGGTCCTCGGCCTCGGCGTCGGCCGCGCCGAGCTCCGCCGCTACGGCACGCTCGAGGAGCACACCGCCGCGCACGGCCTGGATCCGCACTCCCTCCGCGAGCGGATCAGCGCCTTCCTCCGGTGA
- a CDS encoding MmcQ/YjbR family DNA-binding protein — MSVTAEDVRTTALSLPDSSEKLAWGMPTFRVGGRIFAALGEDDTSIGVKCPKEDRAELIAAEPEKFFLREGHDDNYAWLRVRLAAVEGAAELRAILVDSWLQAAPRRLAAAHPELAVD, encoded by the coding sequence ATGTCCGTGACCGCGGAGGACGTCCGTACCACCGCGCTGTCGCTCCCCGACAGCAGCGAGAAGCTCGCCTGGGGCATGCCCACCTTCCGGGTGGGCGGCAGGATATTCGCCGCCCTCGGCGAGGACGACACCTCGATCGGGGTGAAGTGCCCGAAGGAGGACCGCGCGGAGCTGATCGCCGCCGAGCCGGAGAAGTTCTTCCTCCGGGAGGGCCACGACGACAACTACGCCTGGCTCCGCGTCCGCCTGGCAGCGGTGGAGGGCGCCGCCGAGCTGCGCGCGATCCTGGTCGACTCCTGGCTCCAGGCGGCCCCCCGACGCCTGGCCGCGGCCCACCCGGAACTGGCGGTGGACTGA
- a CDS encoding GAF domain-containing protein, translating to MTYYESTGHLLLTPVDREAPVRTVRLRELGLGERADTELDAFARQIADVLQAPYAGVNFIGEERQFFAGLHHAPDAPASGYPARVLPRDHGYCPHVVVRRRALALEDVRDFARFAGNAVVDESGVRSYLGAPLTDRQGIVLGTVCAVDLEPRRWGTAGLATAKSLAAELLEIIHTREDGLRAG from the coding sequence ATGACGTACTACGAGTCGACCGGACACCTGCTGCTCACGCCGGTGGACCGGGAGGCGCCCGTCCGCACCGTCCGGCTGCGCGAACTGGGCCTGGGGGAACGGGCGGACACGGAGCTCGACGCCTTCGCCCGGCAGATCGCCGACGTACTGCAGGCCCCGTACGCGGGGGTCAACTTCATCGGGGAGGAACGGCAGTTCTTCGCCGGTCTGCACCACGCTCCGGACGCCCCCGCGAGCGGGTACCCGGCGCGGGTGCTGCCCCGGGACCACGGGTACTGCCCGCATGTGGTGGTGCGGCGCCGGGCGCTGGCCCTGGAGGACGTACGGGACTTCGCGCGCTTCGCGGGCAACGCGGTCGTGGACGAGAGCGGGGTGCGCTCCTATCTGGGTGCGCCGCTGACGGACCGGCAGGGGATCGTCCTGGGCACGGTGTGCGCCGTTGACCTGGAGCCGCGCAGGTGGGGGACGGCGGGTCTGGCGACCGCCAAGTCGCTGGCGGCCGAGCTGCTGGAGATCATCCACACACGCGAGGACGGCCTGCGGGCGGGGTAG
- a CDS encoding ATP/GTP-binding protein, translated as MAYAEDCDTRPAPVLPATLKILVAGGFGAGKTTFVGAVSEIEPLCTEELLSGLSEGPDPLDGIEAKTTTTVALDFGRITLDERHVLYLFGTPGQQRFWFLWEELCAGALGAVVLADTRRLADCFAAVDFFERRGIGFIVAVNEFDEGHRYTADEVREAVGLGPDVPVVRCDARLPSSGTGTLAALVHHLLFTAATDRSAKSAISANSWDGGNPR; from the coding sequence ATGGCCTACGCCGAAGACTGTGACACCCGTCCCGCGCCCGTCCTGCCCGCGACGCTGAAGATCCTGGTCGCGGGCGGGTTCGGGGCGGGCAAGACGACCTTCGTGGGCGCGGTGAGCGAGATCGAACCGCTGTGCACGGAGGAACTGCTCAGCGGGCTGAGCGAGGGCCCCGACCCGCTCGACGGGATCGAGGCGAAGACGACGACGACCGTCGCGCTCGACTTCGGCCGGATCACACTGGACGAGCGGCACGTGCTGTACCTCTTCGGTACGCCCGGGCAGCAGCGCTTCTGGTTCCTGTGGGAGGAGCTGTGCGCGGGCGCGCTCGGGGCGGTGGTGCTCGCGGACACCCGCCGGCTCGCCGACTGCTTCGCGGCCGTGGACTTCTTCGAGCGGCGCGGCATCGGGTTCATCGTCGCCGTCAACGAGTTCGACGAAGGCCACCGCTACACCGCCGACGAGGTCCGCGAGGCGGTGGGGCTCGGGCCCGACGTGCCCGTCGTACGGTGCGACGCGCGGCTGCCGAGCTCCGGGACGGGGACCCTGGCCGCGCTGGTCCACCACCTGCTCTTCACGGCGGCGACCGACAGGTCGGCCAAGTCAGCGATTTCAGCGAATTCTTGGGATGGGGGGAACCCGCGATGA
- a CDS encoding DUF742 domain-containing protein: MGAPRDTPWLDDSAGRVMRPYTASGGRTRSAVALDLLSLVTATGVRPRGPLGTEHTLALRLCAGSAAVTVAEVAGQLRLPAVVVKVLLSDLMEYGAVTAQAPRFPGGGYLAADDQNLLRAVLDGLRRRL; encoded by the coding sequence ATGGGGGCCCCGCGCGACACGCCCTGGCTCGACGACTCGGCGGGCCGGGTGATGCGCCCGTACACGGCCAGCGGCGGACGGACCCGCTCCGCCGTCGCACTCGACCTGCTGTCCCTGGTGACCGCGACGGGGGTGCGCCCGCGCGGCCCCCTCGGCACGGAGCACACCCTGGCGCTGCGCCTTTGCGCGGGCTCCGCGGCCGTCACCGTCGCCGAGGTGGCCGGACAGCTGCGGCTGCCGGCGGTGGTGGTGAAGGTGCTGTTGTCCGACCTGATGGAATACGGGGCCGTCACGGCGCAGGCGCCGCGGTTCCCTGGCGGCGGATACCTCGCCGCCGACGACCAGAACCTGCTCCGGGCGGTGCTCGATGGCCTACGCCGAAGACTGTGA
- a CDS encoding roadblock/LC7 domain-containing protein, translating to MGGEAATKTSRLSDLDWLLSGLVQRVPYTRSAVLLTADGLVTCVHGLDNDSADHLAALASGLYSLGRSAGSRFGDGAEVRQVVVELDTALVFVSAAGAGTCLAVLADREADAGVLGYEMAMLVKSVRPYLAVPPRRPAGDPE from the coding sequence ATGGGCGGCGAAGCGGCGACGAAGACCAGCCGGCTCTCGGATCTCGACTGGCTGCTCAGCGGCCTGGTCCAGCGGGTCCCGTACACGCGCAGCGCGGTGCTCCTCACCGCGGACGGCCTCGTCACCTGCGTCCACGGCCTCGACAACGACAGCGCCGACCACCTGGCGGCACTGGCGTCCGGGCTGTACTCGCTCGGGCGGAGCGCCGGATCCCGGTTCGGGGACGGCGCGGAGGTCCGGCAGGTCGTGGTCGAGCTCGACACCGCGCTCGTGTTCGTGTCGGCCGCCGGGGCCGGCACCTGCCTGGCGGTCCTGGCCGACCGGGAGGCCGACGCGGGAGTGCTCGGCTACGAGATGGCGATGCTGGTCAAGAGCGTCCGGCCGTACCTGGCGGTCCCGCCGCGGCGGCCCGCCGGCGACCCGGAGTGA
- a CDS encoding sensor histidine kinase has product MSGLRAARHAPSRYAVTGPGRQIRPQLVRAALLPTLAAALSGAAAVIFTLQLGGGAGERDARLWPVLAGCALLVVGALAAALLGAQRSAKAVRDRCEALRRSSVRGRQELRTAAERLERGEPPVRQVRGGPTGPPPGSDPARVDEFWLLSQELRGAREQAHTTLVRLAGPAAPSDSDRKVEVFVNLARRLQSLVHREISLLDELEDTVEDPDLLRELFHVDHLATRIRRHAENLAVLGGAASRRQWTRPIDLSEVLRSSVAEVEQYTRVKVVPPAGGTVRGHAVADVVHLLAELVENATVFSAPDTDVVVRAERVTAGIAVEVEDRGLGMPAAEQHRMNALLVDPDQISVRHLLADGRIGLFVVSALARRHGIAVELKSNIYGGVLAVLVLPQELLGAEAPSAADALGGSRATSWGTGEGGGMPPLEPVRVAVPQPKPERQAPPEPEPEPGLEPARQPRREPAPRREPQPQPGRAPEPAAARPPQAAPTWAAPPAPRPDTRSRPGTVRQETERWEPGETPAAETTLGLDLGLAPPARVRAPVQGPVPAPVQGPVPAPVPAPAPVVPSPVPVPVTVSVPAARADPDRPPLPRRRAQHHLAPQLRDAPAPRRADPPEQPVHDPGLMAAFQRGFGLARSENQP; this is encoded by the coding sequence ATGTCCGGACTCCGCGCCGCCCGCCACGCCCCGTCGAGATACGCCGTCACCGGTCCCGGCCGGCAGATACGCCCCCAGCTGGTCCGCGCTGCCCTGCTGCCGACGCTCGCCGCAGCGCTCAGCGGAGCCGCCGCGGTGATCTTCACGCTGCAGCTCGGCGGGGGCGCGGGGGAGCGGGACGCCCGGCTGTGGCCGGTCCTGGCCGGCTGCGCCCTGCTCGTCGTCGGCGCGCTGGCCGCCGCCCTGCTCGGGGCCCAGCGCTCCGCCAAGGCCGTCCGGGACCGCTGCGAGGCCCTGCGCCGCTCCAGCGTGCGCGGCCGCCAGGAGCTGCGGACCGCCGCCGAGCGGCTGGAGCGGGGCGAGCCGCCGGTCCGCCAGGTCCGCGGCGGCCCGACGGGACCGCCGCCCGGCAGCGACCCGGCCCGGGTGGACGAGTTCTGGCTGCTCTCCCAGGAGCTGCGGGGCGCCCGAGAACAGGCGCACACGACCCTCGTACGGCTGGCCGGCCCGGCCGCGCCGTCCGACAGCGACCGCAAGGTCGAGGTCTTCGTCAACCTCGCGCGCCGGCTGCAGTCGCTCGTGCACCGGGAGATCTCGCTGCTCGACGAGCTCGAGGACACGGTCGAGGACCCCGACCTCCTCAGGGAGCTCTTCCACGTGGACCACCTCGCCACCCGGATCCGCCGCCACGCGGAGAACCTGGCCGTGCTCGGCGGCGCCGCCTCCCGGCGCCAGTGGACCCGGCCCATCGACCTGAGCGAGGTGCTGCGCTCCTCCGTCGCGGAGGTCGAGCAGTACACGCGGGTCAAGGTGGTGCCCCCGGCGGGCGGCACCGTACGCGGCCACGCCGTCGCCGACGTCGTGCACCTGCTGGCCGAACTCGTCGAGAACGCCACCGTGTTCTCCGCCCCCGACACCGACGTGGTGGTGCGCGCCGAGCGGGTCACCGCGGGCATCGCCGTCGAGGTCGAGGACCGCGGGCTGGGCATGCCGGCCGCGGAGCAGCACCGGATGAACGCGCTGCTCGTCGACCCCGACCAGATCAGCGTCCGGCACCTGCTGGCGGACGGGCGGATCGGCCTGTTCGTGGTCTCGGCGCTGGCCCGCCGGCACGGGATCGCCGTCGAGCTCAAGTCCAACATCTACGGCGGCGTGCTCGCCGTGCTCGTGCTGCCCCAGGAACTGCTGGGGGCGGAGGCGCCCAGCGCCGCCGACGCGCTCGGCGGCTCCCGTGCCACCTCGTGGGGGACCGGGGAAGGGGGCGGCATGCCCCCGCTGGAGCCCGTACGGGTGGCCGTGCCACAGCCGAAGCCGGAGCGGCAGGCGCCCCCGGAACCGGAACCGGAGCCGGGGCTCGAGCCGGCACGGCAGCCGCGACGCGAGCCGGCCCCGCGACGGGAGCCGCAGCCGCAGCCCGGGCGGGCGCCCGAGCCGGCTGCCGCCCGGCCCCCGCAGGCCGCACCGACGTGGGCGGCTCCGCCCGCGCCGCGCCCGGACACGCGTTCGCGGCCCGGGACGGTGCGGCAGGAGACGGAGCGCTGGGAGCCGGGGGAGACTCCGGCCGCAGAGACGACCCTGGGCCTGGACCTGGGTCTGGCGCCGCCGGCACGGGTCCGGGCACCGGTCCAAGGACCCGTCCCGGCACCGGTCCAAGGACCCGTCCCGGCACCGGTCCCGGCCCCCGCCCCCGTGGTCCCGTCGCCCGTGCCCGTGCCCGTGACGGTGTCCGTACCGGCCGCCCGGGCGGACCCGGACCGGCCGCCCCTGCCCCGCCGCCGGGCCCAGCACCACCTAGCCCCGCAGCTGCGGGACGCACCCGCCCCGCGGCGGGCCGACCCACCCGAACAACCCGTGCACGACCCGGGTCTGATGGCCGCCTTCCAACGGGGCTTCGGCCTCGCCCGGTCGGAGAACCAGCCATGA